From a region of the Paenibacillus sp. FSL R10-2734 genome:
- a CDS encoding alpha-glycosidase translates to MPQSWFIYHTSEDPFAYPVGTGTLKLRLFTQAGQQLSCTVIHADRYDSPGQEVPLQMERIGSAGIYEIHEAIIHTSTRRCRYLFHIANAAGQYVWYGERGASENRERAGSFQYAYLHNSEALKLPSWSVDAVAYQIYPSSYNEGTLQGISDKIPYLQQLGVNVIYMTPVFESPSEHKYNTSDYYKIDPAFGDVDGLKALVSEAHRHGIKVILDAVFNHSGDQFFAFKDVMEKGEESPYKDWFFIRSYPVTQTPAPNYETFAKAEAHMPKLNMDNPETANYMIEVAKYWVRETEIDGWRLDVANEVNPLFWSRFRQELKSEYPEILLIGEIMHASGPWLRGDQFDGGMNYVLREAMLEFFAEQSTGPDRFMEQLLHQEALYNDQANSAMFQLIGSHDTLRFLTACKEGGRGWDRESTAVQRMRLAVFFQMTYIGIPMIYYGDEVGMEGATDPHCRKAMVWQEQAQNVMLQKWYQELIFLRKSCDILRKGTFRPWFTDEVRNVLGYTRGVGQEKIGLIINNSPNAYELELSAYRSDKNVLTDLLSGATFKNNNKLLVSIEPFGCLMLY, encoded by the coding sequence ATGCCTCAATCATGGTTTATATATCATACAAGTGAAGATCCATTTGCCTATCCTGTAGGTACAGGGACCTTGAAGCTCAGACTATTCACACAAGCTGGACAGCAATTATCCTGCACCGTTATCCACGCAGACCGTTATGATTCTCCGGGGCAAGAGGTTCCTTTGCAGATGGAGCGGATTGGATCGGCTGGTATTTATGAGATTCATGAAGCAATTATTCACACCAGCACAAGAAGATGCAGATATCTATTTCATATAGCGAACGCTGCGGGACAGTATGTCTGGTATGGAGAAAGGGGCGCGTCGGAGAATCGGGAACGTGCAGGTTCTTTTCAATATGCATACCTTCACAATTCTGAGGCACTGAAGCTTCCTTCCTGGAGCGTGGATGCTGTTGCCTATCAGATATATCCTAGTAGTTATAATGAGGGGACATTACAAGGCATTTCGGACAAAATACCCTATCTACAGCAGCTAGGTGTAAACGTCATTTACATGACTCCTGTATTTGAGTCTCCTTCTGAGCATAAATATAACACCTCCGATTATTATAAGATCGATCCTGCTTTTGGGGATGTGGATGGACTGAAGGCGCTGGTCAGTGAGGCCCATCGTCATGGAATTAAAGTCATTCTAGATGCCGTGTTTAATCATTCGGGAGATCAATTTTTTGCTTTTAAGGATGTGATGGAAAAAGGCGAAGAATCCCCGTATAAAGATTGGTTCTTTATTCGCTCCTATCCTGTTACACAAACGCCTGCACCGAATTATGAGACATTTGCCAAAGCTGAAGCGCATATGCCAAAGCTGAATATGGATAATCCCGAGACGGCTAATTACATGATTGAAGTTGCCAAGTATTGGGTGCGTGAAACAGAGATTGATGGCTGGCGTCTTGATGTAGCGAATGAAGTCAATCCGCTTTTTTGGTCTCGGTTTCGACAAGAACTCAAGTCTGAGTATCCTGAAATTCTGCTAATCGGAGAGATTATGCATGCTTCTGGCCCGTGGCTTAGAGGGGATCAATTCGATGGTGGCATGAATTATGTGCTTCGTGAAGCCATGCTGGAATTTTTTGCGGAACAATCGACGGGACCAGATCGCTTTATGGAGCAATTACTCCATCAGGAGGCGTTGTATAATGACCAGGCGAATTCAGCTATGTTTCAATTGATCGGTAGTCATGATACGCTGCGTTTTCTTACAGCATGTAAGGAAGGGGGACGTGGCTGGGACCGCGAGAGTACAGCAGTACAGCGCATGAGGTTGGCAGTTTTTTTTCAGATGACCTATATCGGGATTCCGATGATTTATTATGGGGATGAGGTTGGGATGGAAGGGGCCACAGACCCCCACTGTAGAAAAGCTATGGTATGGCAAGAGCAAGCTCAGAATGTAATGCTGCAGAAGTGGTATCAGGAGCTGATTTTTTTAAGAAAAAGCTGCGATATTTTACGAAAGGGTACATTCCGACCTTGGTTCACAGATGAAGTCCGTAATGTGCTTGGTTATACGCGGGGTGTGGGTCAAGAGAAGATAGGATTAATTATCAATAATTCTCCTAATGCGTACGAGCTTGAGCTAAGTGCATATCGTTCTGATAAGAATGTGTTAACGGATTTACTGTCAGGAGCAACTTTTAAAAATAATAACAAGCTCTTAGTGAGCATTGAACCGTTCGGCTGTTTAATGTTGTATTAA
- a CDS encoding LacI family DNA-binding transcriptional regulator, giving the protein MKVTISDIAKAANVAKSTVSKVLNDSPKISQETKHKVREIMKQMNYTPSSIATGLARQSSYNIGLLVDMSKESEFLNQFFYNIIGGIESVIAPLKYELTISNVQHSSPEGHFLNRLVFSKRVDGIIANNSVLTEALSEELNRLEFPYISIGEIMAPGSWVDFDNEAGGSMLTEHLVEQGYSKIAFIGGQQQEKIYTHRLGGYIRALQQADLTVHQQWIINCKADEHDSYHAALELLQRDERPDSVVCMNSYVAFGVLQAAKALGINVPSELGIAAFDEYPLSRYTTPPLTSLNIDTFKLGVSSGQLLMERIRGNDMQLKHLLLEPELIPRESTMRTKSFAGTS; this is encoded by the coding sequence ATGAAAGTAACGATTTCAGATATTGCTAAAGCAGCCAATGTGGCCAAATCTACTGTATCTAAAGTACTAAATGATTCCCCAAAAATATCACAGGAAACGAAACACAAAGTTCGAGAGATTATGAAGCAAATGAACTACACGCCGAGCAGTATCGCTACTGGGTTAGCTAGACAAAGCAGCTACAATATTGGCCTATTGGTCGATATGTCTAAAGAAAGTGAATTTCTAAACCAATTCTTCTACAACATTATTGGTGGAATTGAGAGCGTAATCGCACCTTTAAAATACGAGCTGACCATTTCCAATGTGCAACATAGTAGTCCAGAAGGACATTTTCTAAATAGACTTGTGTTTAGCAAACGTGTCGACGGTATTATTGCCAACAACTCCGTGCTGACAGAAGCGTTATCTGAAGAACTGAATCGACTGGAGTTTCCTTACATCTCCATTGGAGAAATTATGGCCCCCGGGAGTTGGGTCGATTTCGATAACGAAGCAGGCGGCAGCATGCTGACCGAACATCTCGTCGAACAAGGTTATTCAAAGATAGCCTTCATAGGCGGGCAGCAGCAGGAGAAGATTTATACCCATCGTCTAGGTGGATATATAAGAGCATTACAGCAAGCAGACCTTACCGTTCATCAGCAATGGATCATTAACTGCAAGGCTGATGAACATGACAGCTATCATGCTGCACTTGAGCTTCTGCAGCGCGATGAACGGCCAGACTCTGTCGTGTGCATGAACAGTTATGTTGCCTTTGGGGTACTTCAAGCCGCAAAAGCACTGGGAATTAATGTTCCATCCGAACTCGGCATCGCCGCTTTCGATGAATATCCGCTATCCCGATATACAACACCTCCTTTAACTTCACTTAATATTGATACGTTCAAGCTGGGTGTATCTTCAGGGCAGCTGCTGATGGAGCGCATTCGTGGCAATGATATGCAACTCAAGCATTTGCTCCTAGAGCCAGAACTAATTCCCCGTGAATCTACGATGAGAACAAAGTCCTTCGCAGGAACTTCGTAA